One segment of Salvia splendens isolate huo1 chromosome 20, SspV2, whole genome shotgun sequence DNA contains the following:
- the LOC121782084 gene encoding transcription factor MYB3R-1-like isoform X2 — protein MIGRHQYREYCQRGGTGLCRLSCFSSDMESDPITNTTAEGSRDGLQRGRPLHGRKSGPTRRSTKGQWTPEEDEILRMAVQRFQGKNWRKLAECFKDRADVQCLHRWQKVLNPELIKGPWSKEEDEIIVGLVNKYGPKKWSSIAQHLPGRIGKQCRERWHNHLNPNINKEAWTQEEELALICAHQIYGNKWAELSKFLPGRSDNAIKNHWNSSVKKKLNMYMASGLLSQYQGTPLLVSLSNQSASSSSLKAPKSIEEDKDAAEVEEASGCSQDSVFPSTSQPVSSTINRTAQHDEDCRATAGSPSLPSPEDYPLAFQGVTYATTEAPCDPGANLQQDSSIDWRTFAGKDWQANTDDLDMSMLDLGQETSGTFMQNLSGSDNHDTIPFPKEIYMHLHDSVSMVNMDMGSGTPNLVTDANGNRVYSDVGHGGHPSVNDICDSHESENPLVHNYSNHEIPYASSSIPGASPAQPNHVPTQLPPDDGPVLLRTYPDQFDYSAHVNGEPESISPGTLNEFFYGNESNCSPREENFDEAKRSSKLVPANDFVLQPLNIDSSCCSSKEKDSADQQDSGALFYEPPRFPKLDIPFFSCDLIQSCSDMHQEYSPLGIRQLMLSSMSPFKLWDSPTREGSPVVALKSAVKSFTSTPSILRKRHHDLLSPSSEKRDEKKLESFRPESVSNIANEIACLEVIFNECLEDQKGLNRQGDFTEKENFNHSCEEAMNDDNQSHLIAGSRNSQQDNIVSECSGKQTNTMDKDLMDRVHGDSI, from the exons ATGATAGGGAGACATCAATATAGAGAATATTGCCAACGTGGGGGGACCGGCTTATGCAGATTATCTTGTTTTTCAAGTGATATGGAAAGTGATCCGATTACGAACACTACTGCAGAAGGTTCAAGAGATGGTCTACAAAGAGGTCGACCTTTGCATGG GAGAAAAAGTGGTCCGACAAGGCGTTCAACAAAAGGGCAATGGACACCAGAAGAG GATGAAATTTTACGGATGGCTGTCCAACGCTTCCAAGGAAAAAACTGGAGAAAGTTAG CCGAGTGTTTCAAGGATCGAGCAGATGTACAGTGCTTACACAGATGGCAAAAGGTTTTGAATCCAGAACTTATCAAAGGTCCATGGTCAAAAGAG GAGGATGAAATCATAGTTGGGTTGGTGAATAAATATGGGCCAAAAAAGTGGTCTAGCATTGCACAGCATCTTCCTGGGCGTATTGGAAAGCAATGTCGGGAAAG GTGGCACAATCATCTTAATCCTAATATAAACAAAGAAGCATGGACACAAGAGGAAGAACTAGCTTTGATTTGTGCCCATCAAATTTATGGAAACAAGTGGGCAGAGTTGTCAAAGTTCTTGCCAGGAAG AAGCGATAATGCAATTAAAAATCATTGGAATTCTTCTGTCAAGAAGAAACTGAACATGTATATGGCATCAGGGCTACTATCTCAATACCAAGGTACACCACTACTTGTTAGCCTGTCAAATCAGTcagcatcttcttcttctttaaaGGCACCAAAAAGCATTGAAGAGGATAAAGATGCAGCAGAAGTGGAGGAAGCTTCTGGATGCAGTCAAGATTCAGTCTTTCCCAGCACTTCTCAACCTGTAAGCAGCACAATAAACAGAACTGCTCAACATGATGAGGATTGCAGAGCAACTGCAGGATCGCCTTCCTTACCCAGTCCTGAAGATTATCCTCTTGCATTTCAAGGAGTCACATATGCCACAACAGAAGCACCATGTGACCCAGGTGCTAATCTTCAGCAGGATTCATCTATAGACTGGAGGACCTTTGCCGGGAAAGATTGGCAAGCAAATACCGATGACCTTGACATGTCTATGCTGGATCTTGGGCAAGAGACCTCTGGAACATTCATGCAAAATTTAAGTGGGAGTGATAATCACGATACAATACCCTTTCCCAAGGAGATTTACATGCATTTGCATGATTCCGTTTCCATGGTAAACATGGATATGGGTTCTGGTACCCCGAATCTAGTAACAGATGCAAACGGAAATAGGGTATATTCTGATGTGGGCCATGGTGGACATCCCTCTGTAAATGATATTTGTGATTCTCACGAATCAGAAAACCCGTTAGTTCATAATTATTCAAACCATGAGATACCTTATGCATCATCAAGTATACCAGGAGCTTCGCCTGCTCAACCTAACCATGTTCCTACTCAACTTCCACCAGATGATGGTCCAGTCTTATTGAGAACATATCCAGATCAGTTTGACTATTCCGCACATGTGAATGGTGAGCCTGAGTCCATTTCCCCGGGAACACTGAACGAGTTTTTCTATGGTAATGAATCCAATTGCTCTCCTCGCGAGGAAAATTTTGATGAGGCGAAGAGATCATCAAAACTAGTTCCTGCTAATGACTTTGTATTGCAACCACTTAATATTGATTCATCGTGTTGTTCTTCCAAGGAAAAAGATTCAGCTGATCAGCAGGATTCAGGAGCTCTATTCTACGAACCTCCTCGTTTTCCAAAATTGGATATTCCTTTTTTCAGCTGTGATCTAATACAGTCTTGTAGTGATATGCATCAGGAGTACAGTCCACTGGGAATCCGTCAGCTGATGTTATCTTCCATGTCGCCGTTCAAACTTTGGGATTCACCAACCAGAGAGGGTAGTCCTGTAGTTGCTCTAAAAAGTGCTGTGAAAAGTTTTACGAGTACACCATCAATACTGAGGAAAAGACACCATGACTTGTTGTCCCCTTCGTCAGAAaaaagagatgagaagaagcTTGAAAGCTTTAGGCCTGAATCAGTTTCGAATATAGCTAATGAAATCGCTTGTTTAGAGGTTATTTTCAACGAATGCTTGGAAGACCAGAAAGGTTTGAACCGGCAAGGAGACTTTACAGAAAAAGAAAACTTCAACCATTCTTGCGAAGAGGCAATGAATGATGATAATCAAAGTCATCTCATTGCAGGAAGCAGAAACTCACAGCAAGATAATATCGTCAGTGAATGCTCAGGAAAGCAAACTAACACCATGGATAAAGATTTGATGGATAGG GTACACGGGGACAGCATTTAA
- the LOC121782084 gene encoding transcription factor MYB3R-1-like isoform X1, whose product MIGRHQYREYCQRGGTGLCRLSCFSSDMESDPITNTTAEGSRDGLQRGRPLHGRKSGPTRRSTKGQWTPEEDEILRMAVQRFQGKNWRKLAECFKDRADVQCLHRWQKVLNPELIKGPWSKEEDEIIVGLVNKYGPKKWSSIAQHLPGRIGKQCRERWHNHLNPNINKEAWTQEEELALICAHQIYGNKWAELSKFLPGRSDNAIKNHWNSSVKKKLNMYMASGLLSQYQGTPLLVSLSNQSASSSSLKAPKSIEEDKDAAEVEEASGCSQDSVFPSTSQPVSSTINRTAQHDEDCRATAGSPSLPSPEDYPLAFQGVTYATTEAPCDPGANLQQDSSIDWRTFAGKDWQANTDDLDMSMLDLGQETSGTFMQNLSGSDNHDTIPFPKEIYMHLHDSVSMVNMDMGSGTPNLVTDANGNRVYSDVGHGGHPSVNDICDSHESENPLVHNYSNHEIPYASSSIPGASPAQPNHVPTQLPPDDGPVLLRTYPDQFDYSAHVNGEPESISPGTLNEFFYGNESNCSPREENFDEAKRSSKLVPANDFVLQPLNIDSSCCSSKEKDSADQQDSGALFYEPPRFPKLDIPFFSCDLIQSCSDMHQEYSPLGIRQLMLSSMSPFKLWDSPTREGSPVVALKSAVKSFTSTPSILRKRHHDLLSPSSEKRDEKKLESFRPESVSNIANEIACLEVIFNECLEDQKGLNRQGDFTEKENFNHSCEEAMNDDNQSHLIAGSRNSQQDNIVSECSGKQTNTMDKDLMDRVSAFWFPSPCELIEGQWC is encoded by the exons ATGATAGGGAGACATCAATATAGAGAATATTGCCAACGTGGGGGGACCGGCTTATGCAGATTATCTTGTTTTTCAAGTGATATGGAAAGTGATCCGATTACGAACACTACTGCAGAAGGTTCAAGAGATGGTCTACAAAGAGGTCGACCTTTGCATGG GAGAAAAAGTGGTCCGACAAGGCGTTCAACAAAAGGGCAATGGACACCAGAAGAG GATGAAATTTTACGGATGGCTGTCCAACGCTTCCAAGGAAAAAACTGGAGAAAGTTAG CCGAGTGTTTCAAGGATCGAGCAGATGTACAGTGCTTACACAGATGGCAAAAGGTTTTGAATCCAGAACTTATCAAAGGTCCATGGTCAAAAGAG GAGGATGAAATCATAGTTGGGTTGGTGAATAAATATGGGCCAAAAAAGTGGTCTAGCATTGCACAGCATCTTCCTGGGCGTATTGGAAAGCAATGTCGGGAAAG GTGGCACAATCATCTTAATCCTAATATAAACAAAGAAGCATGGACACAAGAGGAAGAACTAGCTTTGATTTGTGCCCATCAAATTTATGGAAACAAGTGGGCAGAGTTGTCAAAGTTCTTGCCAGGAAG AAGCGATAATGCAATTAAAAATCATTGGAATTCTTCTGTCAAGAAGAAACTGAACATGTATATGGCATCAGGGCTACTATCTCAATACCAAGGTACACCACTACTTGTTAGCCTGTCAAATCAGTcagcatcttcttcttctttaaaGGCACCAAAAAGCATTGAAGAGGATAAAGATGCAGCAGAAGTGGAGGAAGCTTCTGGATGCAGTCAAGATTCAGTCTTTCCCAGCACTTCTCAACCTGTAAGCAGCACAATAAACAGAACTGCTCAACATGATGAGGATTGCAGAGCAACTGCAGGATCGCCTTCCTTACCCAGTCCTGAAGATTATCCTCTTGCATTTCAAGGAGTCACATATGCCACAACAGAAGCACCATGTGACCCAGGTGCTAATCTTCAGCAGGATTCATCTATAGACTGGAGGACCTTTGCCGGGAAAGATTGGCAAGCAAATACCGATGACCTTGACATGTCTATGCTGGATCTTGGGCAAGAGACCTCTGGAACATTCATGCAAAATTTAAGTGGGAGTGATAATCACGATACAATACCCTTTCCCAAGGAGATTTACATGCATTTGCATGATTCCGTTTCCATGGTAAACATGGATATGGGTTCTGGTACCCCGAATCTAGTAACAGATGCAAACGGAAATAGGGTATATTCTGATGTGGGCCATGGTGGACATCCCTCTGTAAATGATATTTGTGATTCTCACGAATCAGAAAACCCGTTAGTTCATAATTATTCAAACCATGAGATACCTTATGCATCATCAAGTATACCAGGAGCTTCGCCTGCTCAACCTAACCATGTTCCTACTCAACTTCCACCAGATGATGGTCCAGTCTTATTGAGAACATATCCAGATCAGTTTGACTATTCCGCACATGTGAATGGTGAGCCTGAGTCCATTTCCCCGGGAACACTGAACGAGTTTTTCTATGGTAATGAATCCAATTGCTCTCCTCGCGAGGAAAATTTTGATGAGGCGAAGAGATCATCAAAACTAGTTCCTGCTAATGACTTTGTATTGCAACCACTTAATATTGATTCATCGTGTTGTTCTTCCAAGGAAAAAGATTCAGCTGATCAGCAGGATTCAGGAGCTCTATTCTACGAACCTCCTCGTTTTCCAAAATTGGATATTCCTTTTTTCAGCTGTGATCTAATACAGTCTTGTAGTGATATGCATCAGGAGTACAGTCCACTGGGAATCCGTCAGCTGATGTTATCTTCCATGTCGCCGTTCAAACTTTGGGATTCACCAACCAGAGAGGGTAGTCCTGTAGTTGCTCTAAAAAGTGCTGTGAAAAGTTTTACGAGTACACCATCAATACTGAGGAAAAGACACCATGACTTGTTGTCCCCTTCGTCAGAAaaaagagatgagaagaagcTTGAAAGCTTTAGGCCTGAATCAGTTTCGAATATAGCTAATGAAATCGCTTGTTTAGAGGTTATTTTCAACGAATGCTTGGAAGACCAGAAAGGTTTGAACCGGCAAGGAGACTTTACAGAAAAAGAAAACTTCAACCATTCTTGCGAAGAGGCAATGAATGATGATAATCAAAGTCATCTCATTGCAGGAAGCAGAAACTCACAGCAAGATAATATCGTCAGTGAATGCTCAGGAAAGCAAACTAACACCATGGATAAAGATTTGATGGATAGGGTGAGTGCTTTCTGGTTTCCTTCTCCATGTGAATTGATTGAAGGGCAATGGTGCTAA
- the LOC121782096 gene encoding NADP-dependent malic enzyme-like isoform X1, with translation MERNERLFYKLLIDNVEELLPVVYTPVVGEACQKYGSIFRGPQGLYISLKEKGRILEVLRNWPEKAIQVIVVTDGERILGLGDLGCQGMGIPVGKLSLYTALGGVRPSACLPITIDVGTNNKKLLDDEFYIGLKQNRATGQEYAELLEEFMTAVKQNYGEKILIQFEDFANHNAFDLLAKYRTTHLVFNDDIQGTAAVVLAGVVSASKLMGKDLADHTFLFLGAGEAGTGIAELIALEMSKRAKTPVEETRKKIWLVDSKGLIVSSRKESLQHFKLPWAHEHEPVRELLDAVKWQEIKPSVLIGTSGVGRTFTKEVVEAMATNNEKPLILALSNPTSQSECTAEEAYTWSEGRAIFASGSPFPPVEYNGKTYVSGQSNNAYIFPGFGLGLIMSGTIRVHDDLLLAASEALAAQATEENYAKGLIYPPFTGIRKISAQIAATVAAKAYDLGLATRLPRPKDLMEFAQICMYTPTYRNYR, from the exons ATG GAGAGAAATGAAAGGCTCTTTTACAAGCTTCTGATAGACAATGTCGAGGAGTTGCTTCCCGTAGTCTACACACCAGTCGTAGGTGAGGCTTGCCAGAAGTACGGCAGCATTTTCAGGGGTCCTCAGGGACTCTATATCAGCTTGAAAGAGAA GGGAAGGATTCTTGAAGTATTGAGAAACTGGCCTGAAAAGGCTATTCAAGTGATTGTGGTCACAGATGGTGAGCGCATTTTAGGCCTTGGAGACCTTGGCTGTCAG GGCATGGGGATTCCTGTGGGGAAACTCTCTCTATATACAGCTCTAGGAGGCGTTCGCCCTTCAGCT TGCCTGCCTATTACAATTGACGTAGGGACGAATAATAAGAAGTTGTTGGACGACGAGTTCTACATTGGCCTTAAGCAGAACAGAGCTACCGGGCAG GAGTATGCTGAGCTTCTCGAAGAGTTCATGACGGCCGTCAAACAAAACTATGGTGAGAAGATCCTAATACAG TTTGAAGACTTTGCAAATCATAACGCGTTTGATCTTCTTGCCAAGTATCGCACGACCCATCTCGTGTTTAATGATGATATCCAG GGAACTGCTGCTGTGGTACTTGCTGGCGTAGTTTCAGCCTCAAAACTAATGGGAAAAGACTTAGCAGATCATACATTCTTATTCCTTGGGGCAGGAGAG GCTGGAACCGGTATAGCTGAACTTATCGCGCTTGAGATGTCCAAAAGG GCGAAGACTCCAGTCGAGGAGACAAGGAAGAAAATTTGGCTTGTGGACTCTAAG GGGTTGATTGTTAGCTCTCGCAAAGAGTCTCTTCAGCATTTCAAACTGCCTTGGGCTCACGAGCATGAACCAGTTCGAGAATTGTTAGATGCAGTTAAG TGGCAGGAGATAAAGCCCTCAGTACTAATCGGGACTTCTGGTGTTGGAAGGACCTTCACAAAAGAAGTCGTAGAGGCTATGGCAACCAACAATGag AAACCTCTTATTCTTGCTTTGTCAAATCCAACCTCACAATCGGAATGTACTGCTGAAGAAGCCTACACATGGAGTGAg GGGCGTGCAATATTTGCTAGCGGAAGCCCGTTCCCCCCGGTTGAGTACAACGGGAAAACATACGTGTCGGGCCAG TCAAACAATGCATACATATTCCCCGGATTCGGTTTAGGACTGATAATGTCTGGTACGATCCGTGTGCACGACGATCTGCTTTTAGCAGCAT CAGAAGCATTGGCAGCTCAGGCAACGGAGGAGAACTACGCGAAAGGACTGATATATCCTCCATTTACAGGcattagaaaaatctcagcTCAAATTGCAGCCACTGTGGCTGCCAAGGCGTATGATCTCG GCCTCGCTACTCGTCTCCCCAGACCCAAGGACCTCATGGAGTTTGCACAGATCTGCATGTACACTCCAACGTACCGCAACTACCGTTGA
- the LOC121782096 gene encoding NADP-dependent malic enzyme-like isoform X2 has translation MERNERLFYKLLIDNVEELLPVVYTPVVGEACQKYGSIFRGPQGLYISLKEKGRILEVLRNWPEKAIQVIVVTDGERILGLGDLGCQGMGIPVGKLSLYTALGGVRPSACLPITIDVGTNNKKLLDDEFYIGLKQNRATGQEYAELLEEFMTAVKQNYGEKILIQFEDFANHNAFDLLAKYRTTHLVFNDDIQGTAAVVLAGVVSASKLMGKDLADHTFLFLGAGEAGTGIAELIALEMSKRAKTPVEETRKKIWLVDSKGLIVSSRKESLQHFKLPWAHEHEPVRELLDAVKEIKPSVLIGTSGVGRTFTKEVVEAMATNNEKPLILALSNPTSQSECTAEEAYTWSEGRAIFASGSPFPPVEYNGKTYVSGQSNNAYIFPGFGLGLIMSGTIRVHDDLLLAASEALAAQATEENYAKGLIYPPFTGIRKISAQIAATVAAKAYDLGLATRLPRPKDLMEFAQICMYTPTYRNYR, from the exons ATG GAGAGAAATGAAAGGCTCTTTTACAAGCTTCTGATAGACAATGTCGAGGAGTTGCTTCCCGTAGTCTACACACCAGTCGTAGGTGAGGCTTGCCAGAAGTACGGCAGCATTTTCAGGGGTCCTCAGGGACTCTATATCAGCTTGAAAGAGAA GGGAAGGATTCTTGAAGTATTGAGAAACTGGCCTGAAAAGGCTATTCAAGTGATTGTGGTCACAGATGGTGAGCGCATTTTAGGCCTTGGAGACCTTGGCTGTCAG GGCATGGGGATTCCTGTGGGGAAACTCTCTCTATATACAGCTCTAGGAGGCGTTCGCCCTTCAGCT TGCCTGCCTATTACAATTGACGTAGGGACGAATAATAAGAAGTTGTTGGACGACGAGTTCTACATTGGCCTTAAGCAGAACAGAGCTACCGGGCAG GAGTATGCTGAGCTTCTCGAAGAGTTCATGACGGCCGTCAAACAAAACTATGGTGAGAAGATCCTAATACAG TTTGAAGACTTTGCAAATCATAACGCGTTTGATCTTCTTGCCAAGTATCGCACGACCCATCTCGTGTTTAATGATGATATCCAG GGAACTGCTGCTGTGGTACTTGCTGGCGTAGTTTCAGCCTCAAAACTAATGGGAAAAGACTTAGCAGATCATACATTCTTATTCCTTGGGGCAGGAGAG GCTGGAACCGGTATAGCTGAACTTATCGCGCTTGAGATGTCCAAAAGG GCGAAGACTCCAGTCGAGGAGACAAGGAAGAAAATTTGGCTTGTGGACTCTAAG GGGTTGATTGTTAGCTCTCGCAAAGAGTCTCTTCAGCATTTCAAACTGCCTTGGGCTCACGAGCATGAACCAGTTCGAGAATTGTTAGATGCAGTTAAG GAGATAAAGCCCTCAGTACTAATCGGGACTTCTGGTGTTGGAAGGACCTTCACAAAAGAAGTCGTAGAGGCTATGGCAACCAACAATGag AAACCTCTTATTCTTGCTTTGTCAAATCCAACCTCACAATCGGAATGTACTGCTGAAGAAGCCTACACATGGAGTGAg GGGCGTGCAATATTTGCTAGCGGAAGCCCGTTCCCCCCGGTTGAGTACAACGGGAAAACATACGTGTCGGGCCAG TCAAACAATGCATACATATTCCCCGGATTCGGTTTAGGACTGATAATGTCTGGTACGATCCGTGTGCACGACGATCTGCTTTTAGCAGCAT CAGAAGCATTGGCAGCTCAGGCAACGGAGGAGAACTACGCGAAAGGACTGATATATCCTCCATTTACAGGcattagaaaaatctcagcTCAAATTGCAGCCACTGTGGCTGCCAAGGCGTATGATCTCG GCCTCGCTACTCGTCTCCCCAGACCCAAGGACCTCATGGAGTTTGCACAGATCTGCATGTACACTCCAACGTACCGCAACTACCGTTGA
- the LOC121782096 gene encoding NADP-dependent malic enzyme-like isoform X3 — MERNERLFYKLLIDNVEELLPVVYTPVVGEACQKYGSIFRGPQGLYISLKEKGRILEVLRNWPEKAIQVIVVTDGERILGLGDLGCQGMGIPVGKLSLYTALGGVRPSACLPITIDVGTNNKKLLDDEFYIGLKQNRATGQEYAELLEEFMTAVKQNYGEKILIQFEDFANHNAFDLLAKYRTTHLVFNDDIQGTAAVVLAGVVSASKLMGKDLADHTFLFLGAGEAGTGIAELIALEMSKRAKTPVEETRKKIWLVDSKGLIVSSRKESLQHFKLPWAHEHEPVRELLDAVKWQEIKPSVLIGTSGVGRTFTKEVVEAMATNNEKPLILALSNPTSQSECTAEEAYTWSEGRAIFASGSPFPPVEYNGKTYVSGQVQLYT, encoded by the exons ATG GAGAGAAATGAAAGGCTCTTTTACAAGCTTCTGATAGACAATGTCGAGGAGTTGCTTCCCGTAGTCTACACACCAGTCGTAGGTGAGGCTTGCCAGAAGTACGGCAGCATTTTCAGGGGTCCTCAGGGACTCTATATCAGCTTGAAAGAGAA GGGAAGGATTCTTGAAGTATTGAGAAACTGGCCTGAAAAGGCTATTCAAGTGATTGTGGTCACAGATGGTGAGCGCATTTTAGGCCTTGGAGACCTTGGCTGTCAG GGCATGGGGATTCCTGTGGGGAAACTCTCTCTATATACAGCTCTAGGAGGCGTTCGCCCTTCAGCT TGCCTGCCTATTACAATTGACGTAGGGACGAATAATAAGAAGTTGTTGGACGACGAGTTCTACATTGGCCTTAAGCAGAACAGAGCTACCGGGCAG GAGTATGCTGAGCTTCTCGAAGAGTTCATGACGGCCGTCAAACAAAACTATGGTGAGAAGATCCTAATACAG TTTGAAGACTTTGCAAATCATAACGCGTTTGATCTTCTTGCCAAGTATCGCACGACCCATCTCGTGTTTAATGATGATATCCAG GGAACTGCTGCTGTGGTACTTGCTGGCGTAGTTTCAGCCTCAAAACTAATGGGAAAAGACTTAGCAGATCATACATTCTTATTCCTTGGGGCAGGAGAG GCTGGAACCGGTATAGCTGAACTTATCGCGCTTGAGATGTCCAAAAGG GCGAAGACTCCAGTCGAGGAGACAAGGAAGAAAATTTGGCTTGTGGACTCTAAG GGGTTGATTGTTAGCTCTCGCAAAGAGTCTCTTCAGCATTTCAAACTGCCTTGGGCTCACGAGCATGAACCAGTTCGAGAATTGTTAGATGCAGTTAAG TGGCAGGAGATAAAGCCCTCAGTACTAATCGGGACTTCTGGTGTTGGAAGGACCTTCACAAAAGAAGTCGTAGAGGCTATGGCAACCAACAATGag AAACCTCTTATTCTTGCTTTGTCAAATCCAACCTCACAATCGGAATGTACTGCTGAAGAAGCCTACACATGGAGTGAg GGGCGTGCAATATTTGCTAGCGGAAGCCCGTTCCCCCCGGTTGAGTACAACGGGAAAACATACGTGTCGGGCCAGGTTCAGCTCTATACATAA